The Cryptomeria japonica chromosome 6, Sugi_1.0, whole genome shotgun sequence genomic interval GTCCCActaaatgggggctaaatgtagtgttttAAATTGTATCCCCATACAATTCACACTCATTTGGGGCCTAGTTTAGGGTTTCTCTCTCCATGCCCCCAAACCTAACTAATTATTCTCAAGCCAAGGCCAAATCAAGAAGCTCAACACCTTTCTAGGCTCCTCGACCAAATTTCAATTCAAGAGGTTAGGACTAAGGTTCCTAGTGCCCTAGTACTCTTTTACTAAGGCAACTAGCACCTTATTCCCCCTAAACTATGGTGCCTAGTGCCATGGTCTAgtcaaaaggggcccaaatttgaaccctCAATGGTCAGGAAAGTGCTCCTTAATGTTGACCTTTTTTTCAGGAAAGTGCTCCCCAATGTTGAATTTTTTCTATATTTCAACACATTTCATGAGAATGAGTATAAAATCAAGTCTCACCCCCCTCATTTTAACATCTCTCAATTTTGAAATCATAAGCATTCAAGTCCTTGATTGAGTAAGTAATTAGTCATCTTCAAGCTAGTGAAGGAGGGATTGAGTATTCAacatggcatccatgatcaagtttaTGTGTTTTCTCCATGAGTAAAGACATGCATGAAATCCCATTTAGCAACATCAAACTTTCATGAGGCTTCAAGGAAAGAAGATTCATAGTAGATGTATCACATTTTAATTATGTATTTCCTTAAGGTTTTTGACCTCTATCATGCAAGGTTAAGCTCTCTTTTCTATCTATCATTGTTGTAGGGGAGGTTAAATCCTACCTAGGATTTGACTTAGCAAACCCCTATATATCCTAACACTTTTTCTCTCTTTTATACATGTAGGTGAAAGATCAGAAGACAAAGAGTAACAAATCTAGAAAGTACAGATAGAGATAAATAGTTTCAGATTTAGAATAGGTGAAAAATCCTAGACATTAGTCAAAAGTCTAAAGTGTAAAAAATAATTGGCTGAAATTTTGCGAGGAAGATCTACAAAGTATCCTAATTTGAATTTTGTACACATGAGTTGGTGAAAACACCCCCTAGGAGGTGGCAACTAATGACATAGTCCAACACTTTCAGGTCTAGATCGCAGACACGATTTCCTCTATATATCTCATTTCTAGATTTGAACTTCTTGTTTTATTTAGAGTTTTGTATCTTCTTGTTTATGTCATTTCATATCAAAATTCCTAGTTCTTACATCATTTCCCATTTTATCTTATCTAGTCATATCAAATCATAGCATATCATAGTACCCAAGTCTACTAAGGCTCTGAAGTTGGGCCTATTGATTATTATTTAATGTATGTTcatgtgaatgggtttgattctAAGTTTTcttgtttagactagtgaaccccatttccACACATTACTAAATGTAACAAAAAAAGGAGGGAAAACAATGCGAGGGAAAGCTGATGGAAATGCAAAAGTGAATAAAATATCTTTAGAGTGAAACAAAGGTAAAGAAAATAGATCCAAATCATAATAGAGAACTTAAAGTGTAATTAGTTAAGGGATTGAATTGAATATGGAGGCCAAGTCTTGGGCACAAGTATTAAAAGGATTatcaaacaaaaaatgcaaaatttctcATAGAGAAGAAACTCAAGATGCAAATAAGAgaggaaaaataaaataatgataagcTTCAAAACAATATATTAAAGGGTTGAGAGATTATGATGAGGAGGAAAGTAATAATTTAGTACAAGACCTAAAGATTGGTAGCAATGTGTAATACATATCCATCAAGAAAACATGATTAGAAAATGATAGAAGGAGGAATGAATGGGATTTAAGGGTTATAATGAGATGCATAGAAGACACGAACATGATTCTAAGGAATAGAGTGTATCTTAGAGGTAAAAAAGTATGCCTAGAAGAATATTTGATCATAGTACAACAAGAAGAAAGAataaaagaagatgaaaatgtGAAAGAAAAAAGGGATGTATGAAAATGGACATGATTTTTGATTGGAAATGCCTAAATTAGTGGACAAATgtaaaagataaataaaatagGGATGTAGATATCCTCAAAATTGCTTAAGAATTgtaaaagataaataaaatagGGATGTAAGTTGGAATTGTGGAGATTACCCTTGGAGAGGAGGACCTAGGTTGGGGCCCATGGAGAAAAAAAGACTGTGTCATTAAATGAAGGAAATTCATGGAAATAATATCCACAAACTTTTAAAATTTGAATGGTATAAGTAAACTTCATCTTTGAATGGACGGACTATAATTTGTATGAATCATGGGGATGCACCAATGATAGTTAGAGAAGGATTATGTGTAATGATACAAGTGGAAAAAGAAGACCCAAATATGAAATATATATACAATTGAAAATAGTGGAAAATAAATTAATAGTTAggctaattgatttttattttacaTTAAGAGTTTCAAAGATATATAGGAAAACATTTTTTTTACTATGAGGAACCTTAAACGCATTGCTAAAAAAAGACTTATTTTTTAGTACTTTAGGGAAGTGTATTTATAGCAGGTTTCAATGCGAGAACAAAAAATATTGAATCCCTCTAGTTTGGCAATGAAGGTAGAGGAAAAACCAACCAATAATAAATAGAGGAAGAGGAATGCTAGTTTTGTGAATGAAGGCCTTTAGATAGGAATGAGGATATTACTTAGTATGGGGCAGAGTTTCTAACATGGTTATATGTAATGCACCATGAGTGCTTCACCAAACTCAATCACTATCACCTACAATTTAATATACAATGGTCAAAGTTTGACAGACTATGTTATTTTCTCACGGAACTCTAATTTTGAGGGCGATAGAATTATATGTTAGTGGATGTGAGGACCCTTAAGTAATTGATTGAAAAATTATGGGGCACCTAAGGAGAAAAGGCTTTATATTTCTTTGttgatttaaaaaatttatttggcATGATACCTTAAGGAAAACTTTGGAATAAGATGGAGGAACTTGAGATCCTAGACAAACAAGTATAGATTGAGATTTCATAGACTTTATGTGCAAGTTAAGGCTCAAATTAGAACAAGAGGATGGCTTTTATTATGCTTCAAAAGCAACATTATTGTCAACCAAGGTTACCCATTTCCCCCACTTTGTTTGAGTTTTACATTGATAAAATATAAGAGTGATTAAACATTACTAATGGAGGAGGGTTCATTTTACTAGATACATAGTAAAAAATTTCATATAGATGGTCTTATCTTAATCACAAGAGCTCTTTTTCCAAGATATAGGAATGCAAGTGAACATCAATGGAACCAAATTTATGAACCTTTTCACTAATACGAAAAACACCAACTTAGTTTCCTTTTCAAAGGAGGTTCTCTAGATATAGTGTAAAGATTTAAGTATCTTATACTTGATTTCCATAATTAGCTTAGTTGGGAAATATGTATAACTAAAAAAATCAAGTGGGTGGAAAACTTTATGCTGTCTACAAAATAAATGTAGGGGTGTCAAATTATGGAATTAGAAAATCAAGAAAAATCCTGTTGCCTTTCTTCTTTCACCTATAGGACTTTGTAGGTGTGAAGTATGAGGCAATAGTATGTTAGTTCACAATTAGAAGCAAATATAAAGAATCCAAAACCATGTAATCATAAGAATCCAAAACCATGTAATGTTAGTTTGTTCATTTCGAAACTTCAATTCTAAATGTGAATCTTCGGGTAAAATAAGTACTTAATTTCTTAAAGATATTAATTGCTCAATTGAAGTCTAGATTGCAACATTTTTTAAGTGAGGCTAGCAAGTATATAATACCCAAGAAAGAGTGGGAAATGCGGACATGGCTATTTTACAACAAGGGGTAAATGGAAACGTAACGACATTACATCATATAGTGCATAGCCGACAATGACATCCATCTCAGTTACAAAATCAACATGAATGTAAATAACTCAACTACTTTATTTGAAAAACAAAGCTTTAGACAAAAAGACGAGCTTTTTGATCAAAATCCACAATTGAAAATCTAACATTAAAAAAGTTAAAAATTCTCATTATAATTTTGATGTAATGTTTGTTTACTCCCACTATTAAATCCCATTGACTACTTGATGTGATGAACTTTATTAAAATCTTTTATTCTATTTCAATAGAAAAAGGATAAGATGGCGAATTAGGGTTTTTAAACTAAGGAGGAGGCAAGCGAACATTTAGGGCGCTTATTCTCATTAAGTCTGCCGTACTAAGCAATCGCTGTTTCTTCTGCCGAGTTAAAAGGAATTTTGTGGCGTGACACAATCTACTCAAGACCTGGTCTTCCAATATAAAAAAGCAGTGGGTCCAAATAATGATTATTTTAATCGAACCTTAGTGGTTACCCTTGGAGAGGACCTCTTGTTGGGTAGACAAAGAAGCCACTCACTATGGGGCAAAATATATTGAATAAATTGGTTTGTATGGCATGGTTATATGTTATATCATGATTGCATCATCAACTTTAAGTAATATCATCTATAAATTATATAATGGACAAAGTTCTGTATATGATGTTATTTTTTCGTAGAATTCTATTGTGAGGGCGATGAAATTAGATGTTAATGGTTGTCTTATAGAGCGAAAGTCATTTTACAATTCAATGTATGTAAATTTTGGCTCATTAAGAAAAAAAATCCACATAATAAACAAGCCCATCAGAATCAAAAGAAGACACCTATTGAAGGGAAAATTCTAATAAATTGAGAGACTTAATAACTCTTTAAAATAGCATATATAAAACACTTTCACGAGGAAGAGAGTAATACAATGAATAATATAACATGTATAGGTGACCTAGTGAACAAAAGTATGTTGATTCCCTTAAATGACAAAGGATTAAGAACATTTGAAAGATCCAAGCTCAAATAGAAACCTGTAGTAGTTTATGGGCGAATTCCTTGTATGACATGAAGAGTGCAAGGCAACGAAGAGAACTTTGAAGGCTTATGAaaaattgatacaattttaaagaGAAATTTATGTGAATTCAATAAGGAAAGAGTTGAATTCTCTTGGAAAACACAACCTCGAGAGCTTTGGaggaacaagaaaaataaaataaaatagaaaaaaataatatcatcgaTTGCTAATGGATAGAATATGCAAAACCATTTTATGAGCAAGTTCATGATAACAATGTGCCCCTTGTAACTAacacaaaaataaatattttaaagcaCATGATATAGATGGTTGCAAATACCAATGATGTCACTCAAGATGGCTTCCCAATAAAGAGAATGATTACTATCAGTATTCCTCTCTTTAAAATTAGAGATATCAATAATCTATCAAACTACTACATGATTGTGGTCAATCATCACAATGAAAAACGTTTTAGAGCATAAATTTACTAGTGGGGAGGAAAAGAAGGGAAAGGGAACAAAAGGGATAGCACGTATCGAGACAAGGGACTCCACTATAAATAAATTCATCACACTTAAGTACTTGTTTGAAATTGTATGGGACACCCAAGGAGAAGAGGCTTTTTATCGTTTCATTAATTTTAAAAAGTATTTAACATTATACCTAAAAGAAAACTTGGGAACAAGATGGAGGAACTTGAGACCCTAAAGGAGCATAGAGTGAGAATTCATAGACTTTATCTACAAGTTAAGActcaaaatggaagaagaggatgacttTTATTATGCTTTAGAAGCAACAATAGTGGTAAGTAAGGCTACTTATTCTACCCTACTTATCTAAGTTAAATTGATAAAATAGGATAGTGATTAAACAAGGCAAATGGATTGGGGTTCAATTTACTAGATACATAGTGAAGTAAATCTTTTATAGATGATTTCATTATAATTGTAGAAGGAGCTCATAGTTTGAGAGAATAGCTAATAGCATTGGAGCTCTTTTGCTAAGAGGTTGGGATGCAAGTGAGCACAAATGGAACCAAATTTGTGATCTCTTTGCTATTTAGTAGAAAGGAGACAATTTAGGTTCGTTTTCAAAGAAGGTTCACTAGAAATAGTGAAAAAATACAAGTACCTTAGACTCAATTTTTACAATAGGCTTAGTTAGGAGAGATGTAGGACAAtaagaatgcaagtgggtggaaaACTTTATTCTCACCACAAATAGATGTAGGAGTGTTAAATTATGaaactagaaagcaaaaaaaattcGTATTGACTTTCTTGTTTCACTTGTTGTCCTTTATAGGTGTGAAGTATGAGGCGATGTTATGCTAGTTAACAACTATAAGCAAATAAAAATAATCCAAAAGCATTTAAAGGCAAGTAGCCTTAAAATCAAAACTTTAGTTCCATATGAAATTCTTTAGGCTAAAACATGTAATTTTACAAATGTATTAGTCATCCAAATGAGGAATAGATTCTATCATTTTTATGTGAGAATAACAAATAAACAATACCCAAAAAAGAGTGGGATATGAGGATGTGGCTATTTTGTAACAAAGGTGTTGTTGAAATATAATGACACTACATCATAGAGTGCATAGTCTACAATAAAATTCATACCATTTAGAAAAAGACAAGATGAATGTGGATAACTTGAATACTTTATTTGACAAGCCGAGGGTAAGCAAAATGACAAACTCTCTGATCAAGATACACAGCTAAAATTCTAACATTGAAAAGAATTATTGAAACAACTTTTATATCATATGATCATTTGAATATGGTTCTTGTTTACTCCCAGTCTCATTCAAGTAGTCACAACTTTTATATCATATGATCATTTCAGCGTGGTGCTTGTTTACTCCCACTATCACTCAAATAGTCACAACTTTTATATCTTATGTTCATTTTAATGCGATGCTTATTATGCCGAAAGGCATCTTCTACATCCCCAACATGAACTGAAGGAGTCCATGTAcattaaaaaatgatttgaatgCTTGAtagttacaaatgaaatgaaaaactcAACCATTAATGaaagaagaatctagaagatgGGGGTAAAGATACTACCCATACTAATGAAGACATTGACAATAATTTCATATTGTTGATTTACTCCCACTATCAATCCAAGATCTCATACATATTATTTAAACCCTTTATTTCATTTCCATATAAAAAAGGTTAAGTTAGGAGAAGTAGGGTCTGTAAATTAAACTGAGGAGGAGCTGAGCGAACATTTAGGGCGCTTATTCTCAGTTAAGTCTGTCGTACAAAATCCCACGTGCTCAAACAGTGAACCAGCAATCTATCTTTCTTCTGCCAAGTGAAAAAGGAATTTTGTTGCGTGACACAATCTGCCGACTCCCATGCAAATATGAAAACGCAGGCTGCACGTCCAAATAATGTCGGCGATCCCTGCATTATTTTAATCAGAAAGTAAGCTCTAGGAAGCTGCTTAAGGGTCCACCTGCTCACATCATGCTGACAAATGACAACCTTATATTGAATTCCATGCCCCGCGAGCTAaaactgtcggctttcgttcgaatCGAAACATACGATACGATGAAAATGAATTATTGGATGATGAAAGTGACCTTATGAATTCATCCTCCTCATACCATTTTTTTATTTTACCCGAAATGGGTATTAATTGTCAATTGGAATCCAAAATAAGTTTCAATAATGGTGAGGAGTGGTGCAGGATTTGGAGTTCTGACGGCCATAGTGGTGCTGGTTATTATAGGCCACCATTACCAAAAGCTCATAAAACCCACAAAGCGTAATTCAACCAGAAGATCATGTCTTTCTTCAGGTAGGTAGCTAAAAATTGAATCTTTACATCTCTTTCCTTCTCTGCATAAGTCCAAGACTGTAAATTTCTGGTTTGTTTTATGTCTTCTGTAGACAAAAAGAATAAAACGAAGAAGAAGGTCCATTTTGCTTCAGACGTTGTGGAGGCTCGTGATGGTAGTGGGGAATACCGTGGGCGCTGGACTCCGGCCAAGACGGATCAGAGACCACTCGGAAAACATGCCGTTTTACAGTCATTTGAGAAAGCAGAGCAAAACATTCCGGCCAACAGAGTTGCACTGTACAGTGGAATTCTCAGATTTCGTGCACAACAAGCATCCTTGTACTACTAACCCACTACTGTAATTATGTAGTTTGTAAAATAAATTGTTTCTGAATTAGATTATGTTTGAGTTCTTTATCGACATTTCAGACCACAGACCACGTTATGTGATCTATCATCAAGATATAAGATTAGAAAATATAGATCAGAAACATAGATCCTTAGCAGAAATAAAA includes:
- the LOC131044163 gene encoding uncharacterized protein LOC131044163; amino-acid sequence: MVRSGAGFGVLTAIVVLVIIGHHYQKLIKPTKRNSTRRSCLSSDKKNKTKKKVHFASDVVEARDGSGEYRGRWTPAKTDQRPLGKHAVLQSFEKAEQNIPANRVALYSGILRFRAQQASLYY